In Treponema primitia ZAS-2, a genomic segment contains:
- a CDS encoding aldo/keto reductase, which yields MQYRLDKKTGNKLSVLGFGSLRFPKKFGTTDLQKTEPLVMRAIEGGVNYFDAGYFYFGSEEVLGTIFERNKIREKVHFATKMPLVLVRGPEDFDKFFNKQLERIRSNYIDYYLIHMLPDIESWKNLCKWGIEDWIREKKRQGAIRSMGFSFHGRQNEFLSLIDAYDWDFCQIQYNYSDENFQAGVTGLKKASAKGMPVMIMEPLLGGKLVGGLSPKAVDIFKQANPDWSPAGWGFRWLWNQKEVTVTLSGMTDISQIEENLKAADTAAPGLLSQADMEVYGRVQEEFKSAYKVLCTGCNYCMPCPQQVNIPACFAAYNISYTMGRLTGIQNYIFSNVLVDSKEFGGAGLCIKCGACEKKCSQNIPIIKTLQAVRKRLEPPWVKWPMLFFGGLFKKFGGRKA from the coding sequence ATGCAGTATCGCTTGGATAAAAAAACGGGGAATAAGCTGTCCGTATTGGGGTTCGGCAGCCTCCGGTTTCCAAAAAAATTCGGGACCACGGACTTGCAAAAGACGGAGCCCCTGGTGATGCGCGCCATTGAGGGGGGGGTGAATTATTTTGACGCCGGGTACTTTTACTTCGGCAGCGAGGAAGTGCTGGGGACCATATTTGAAAGAAACAAGATACGGGAAAAAGTCCACTTCGCCACCAAGATGCCCCTGGTCTTGGTCCGGGGTCCCGAGGATTTTGACAAATTCTTTAACAAGCAATTGGAACGGATACGATCGAATTATATTGATTACTACCTGATCCACATGCTCCCGGATATTGAATCCTGGAAAAACCTCTGCAAGTGGGGGATTGAGGACTGGATACGGGAAAAGAAGCGGCAAGGCGCCATCCGGTCCATGGGCTTTTCCTTCCACGGCCGACAGAATGAATTCCTTTCCCTCATCGATGCCTATGACTGGGATTTCTGCCAGATCCAGTACAACTACTCGGATGAAAATTTTCAGGCCGGGGTTACGGGCCTGAAAAAAGCCTCCGCAAAGGGCATGCCGGTGATGATCATGGAGCCCCTTTTGGGGGGCAAGCTGGTAGGCGGCCTTTCCCCCAAGGCGGTGGATATATTCAAACAGGCAAACCCCGACTGGTCCCCCGCGGGCTGGGGCTTCCGCTGGCTCTGGAACCAGAAAGAGGTGACTGTCACCCTTTCCGGCATGACCGATATTTCTCAGATTGAAGAAAATCTTAAGGCTGCGGATACCGCTGCGCCGGGTTTGCTCAGCCAGGCGGATATGGAGGTCTATGGCCGGGTGCAGGAAGAATTCAAATCCGCCTACAAGGTGCTCTGTACGGGCTGTAACTACTGTATGCCCTGTCCGCAGCAGGTAAACATACCCGCCTGTTTCGCCGCCTACAATATTTCCTACACCATGGGCCGGCTGACAGGGATACAAAACTATATTTTTAGCAATGTTCTGGTGGACTCAAAAGAATTCGGCGGCGCCGGACTCTGCATAAAGTGCGGGGCCTGCGAAAAAAAGTGCTCCCAGAATATCCCCATCATCAAAACCTTACAGGCGGTGCGGAAACGGCTGGAGCCGCCCTGGGTTAAGTGGCCTATGCTCTTTTTTGGTGGGCTTTTCAAGAAATTCGGCGGGCGGAAGGCCTGA
- a CDS encoding M48 family metallopeptidase → MKIQIKRAPVLCMIPTFALVLFSCAGMARAIGESADEMGESRGANALSQSAHSIEKALETITPDQKYYIGRAAGANILSNYPIYTENPDLVLYLNEIATAIIINSSSPSSSLLKPELFSEPVNGYHVAILNSPEINAFSTSGGHIFVTRGLLECAASEDTLAAVIAHEIAHIQLQHGIRAIKSSRVINAITTTGSSAAGFALSELTEILNEAATDIVSAMNNGYAQEQEFAADNQALKLLADAGYEPSSLTIMLQSLKTNQPSHPGGFNQTHPSPEERIAKLNRPLQQYSVQDTRSYRNARYSAIQ, encoded by the coding sequence ATGAAAATTCAAATTAAACGGGCGCCGGTCCTCTGCATGATCCCGACCTTTGCCCTTGTGCTTTTTTCATGCGCAGGTATGGCCAGGGCCATTGGAGAAAGCGCCGATGAGATGGGGGAGTCCAGGGGGGCCAATGCATTGTCCCAGTCCGCCCATTCAATCGAAAAAGCCTTGGAAACAATTACCCCGGATCAGAAGTACTATATAGGACGGGCAGCCGGGGCGAATATCCTTTCCAATTATCCGATTTATACTGAAAACCCCGATTTGGTTCTCTACTTGAACGAGATTGCCACAGCCATCATCATTAATTCATCCTCCCCTTCGTCTTCGCTATTAAAACCGGAATTGTTCTCAGAGCCGGTCAACGGGTACCATGTGGCGATCCTGAACAGCCCGGAAATTAACGCCTTTTCTACCTCCGGGGGCCATATTTTTGTAACCCGGGGGCTTCTGGAATGTGCGGCCTCTGAGGATACCCTGGCGGCGGTTATTGCCCATGAAATAGCCCACATTCAGTTGCAGCATGGCATTAGGGCTATTAAGTCCAGCAGAGTAATAAACGCCATCACCACAACCGGGTCTTCAGCTGCGGGTTTTGCCCTGTCTGAGCTTACGGAGATCCTTAATGAGGCCGCAACGGACATTGTTTCCGCCATGAATAACGGTTATGCCCAGGAACAAGAATTCGCCGCAGACAACCAAGCCTTAAAACTCCTGGCAGACGCCGGGTATGAGCCTTCAAGCCTAACCATCATGCTGCAATCCCTGAAAACGAATCAGCCCAGTCATCCCGGCGGGTTCAATCAGACCCACCCCAGCCCGGAGGAACGGATCGCCAAGCTTAACAGGCCTTTACAGCAGTACTCGGTGCAGGATACCCGATCCTACCGGAACGCCCGGTATAGCGCTATCCAATAG
- a CDS encoding SH3 domain-containing protein has product MKRLILFIVLGLSVTSFMAAQSLKGKTAYVTARKLELKSSTAFFADVLGALSYGDQVTVQDEYQKWAKVQTTDKPSLNGWVASSSLTTKRIIASDGTSASASEIALAGKGFNQEVENAYRQSEKLNYDAIDAMEASGVPNRQLYNFLLEGHLARGE; this is encoded by the coding sequence ATGAAACGGTTAATTCTATTTATCGTCCTGGGACTGTCGGTGACAAGTTTTATGGCTGCCCAGTCCCTAAAGGGCAAGACCGCCTATGTGACCGCCAGAAAACTGGAATTAAAAAGTTCCACCGCCTTTTTCGCGGATGTTTTAGGCGCCCTGTCCTACGGGGATCAGGTCACGGTCCAGGATGAATATCAAAAATGGGCCAAAGTGCAGACCACCGATAAGCCAAGCCTGAACGGTTGGGTTGCCTCCTCCAGCTTAACCACGAAACGGATTATCGCCTCAGATGGTACCTCCGCTTCGGCCAGCGAAATAGCCCTGGCAGGAAAAGGGTTTAATCAGGAAGTCGAAAACGCGTACCGACAGTCAGAAAAATTAAACTACGATGCTATTGACGCTATGGAAGCCTCGGGTGTACCGAATAGGCAGTTGTATAATTTCCTTTTGGAAGGCCACCTGGCCCGGGGGGAATAG
- the rlmB gene encoding 23S rRNA (guanosine(2251)-2'-O)-methyltransferase RlmB: MTYLTGFHAIEERIKSGGGAGPLLVAKAGPRAREIVDLAVDRKIQVNRVGTHELDRLAPDHRGIALYTEDVGAGNEASLEGFLTGLGEQKDALVVVLDEITDPHNYGAILRSCDQFGADLVITRHRRIAKHAETVAQTSAGAVSWVPVAETPNLPRAVEQLKEADFWVYGADMTGEAVWERDLRGRVAIILGGEGTGISRLLRENCDAMVAIPSKGRIDSLNVSVAAGVLFYELTRQRAKK, encoded by the coding sequence ATGACCTATTTAACGGGCTTTCACGCCATAGAAGAACGCATCAAGTCCGGGGGCGGCGCCGGGCCGCTTCTGGTGGCAAAGGCCGGGCCCCGGGCCCGGGAAATCGTGGATCTGGCGGTGGATCGCAAAATACAAGTGAACCGGGTGGGTACCCACGAACTGGATCGCCTGGCCCCGGACCACCGGGGCATCGCCCTGTATACCGAAGATGTCGGCGCCGGGAACGAGGCCTCCCTGGAGGGGTTCCTCACCGGGCTGGGGGAACAGAAAGACGCCCTGGTGGTGGTGCTGGACGAAATCACCGACCCCCACAACTACGGGGCCATACTCCGTTCCTGCGACCAATTCGGCGCGGACCTGGTAATCACCCGGCATAGGCGTATCGCCAAACACGCCGAAACCGTGGCCCAAACTTCTGCCGGGGCGGTTTCCTGGGTACCGGTGGCGGAAACTCCCAACCTGCCCAGGGCTGTGGAACAACTTAAAGAGGCAGATTTCTGGGTCTACGGCGCCGATATGACCGGGGAAGCGGTTTGGGAACGGGACCTCCGGGGCCGGGTGGCGATCATCCTGGGCGGGGAGGGGACCGGCATCTCCCGGCTCCTCCGGGAAAACTGCGACGCCATGGTGGCCATACCCTCCAAGGGCCGGATAGACTCCCTCAATGTTTCCGTAGCCGCAGGGGTTCTGTTCTATGAACTAACCCGGCAGCGGGCAAAAAAATAG